The Pseudomonas sp. IAC-BECa141 genome contains the following window.
TCAAGGATCGTGCCTGGGTTGACGGCGTCAGCCGGCAATTGGCCGGTTATACCCGCGTCATGCACGACCACCGCTTCACCCATAACGATCTGAAGTGGCGCAATCTGCTGATCGACGATCAGGCGCAGCTGTATCTGATTGACTGCCCGAACGGCGATTTCTGGCGCGGCTTCTGGCTCAAGTACCGGATCACCAAGGATCTGGCCTGTCTCGACAAGGTGGCCAAGTATCACCTGTCGAACACCCAGCGCCTGCGCTTCTACCTGCAATATCGTGGACGTGATCGGCTGAATGCCGCCGACAAGCAACGGATTCGCCACGTGGTGAGATTTTTCGAGGGACGCGAATGACTGATTTTCTGGCCACTGAAGACCGTGCGCTGCTGGAGCGCCACGGTCTCGGCACGTTCGATGCGCTGTGGTCCAAGCAGCTCGAGGCCGTGGATGAGCCCAACACCGACGGTGGCGGCTGGAGCAGCGTGTTCCGTCTGGAGCTGGAAGGGCATGCCTATTACCTCAAGCGCCAGTGCAATTACCTGACCCGCACGTTGCACGCGCCGTTCGGCGAGCCGACGTTCGCCCGGGAATTTCGCAACATCAGTCGTTACAACAAACTTGGTATTCCGGCGTTGCAGGCGGCGTTCTTCGGTGAGCGCAAGGTCAATGGCGAGGTCCGTGCGATCCTGCTGACCCGCGCGCTGGATGGCTGGGACGATCTCGACTCGTTGTTGAAGCGCTGGTCGGACCTCGATGCCGCGCAGCAATCGGCGATTCTCAAGTCTTGTGGCCTGTTGGCGCGTCATCTTCATGGTATGCGTCAGGTGCACGGCTGCTTCTATCCCAAGCACATATTCTTGCGCGCCGAAGGCGATGGCTATCAGGCGCAGTTGATCGACCTGGAAAAGACCCGGCCCCTGTGGTTCGGTATGCGTGACCGGGTCAAGGATCTGGAGCCGCTGCAGCGTCGTGCGCCAGAGTGGAGCGAAGCGCAATTGCGTGAGCTGCTGGCGGCGTATCTCGATCAATCGACAGACAGCTCGCTGGTCGACAGCTGGATCATGCGACTGACCGCGCGGCGCAGTCACAAGGAGACCCGTTGATG
Protein-coding sequences here:
- a CDS encoding lipopolysaccharide kinase InaA family protein, which gives rise to MTDFLATEDRALLERHGLGTFDALWSKQLEAVDEPNTDGGGWSSVFRLELEGHAYYLKRQCNYLTRTLHAPFGEPTFAREFRNISRYNKLGIPALQAAFFGERKVNGEVRAILLTRALDGWDDLDSLLKRWSDLDAAQQSAILKSCGLLARHLHGMRQVHGCFYPKHIFLRAEGDGYQAQLIDLEKTRPLWFGMRDRVKDLEPLQRRAPEWSEAQLRELLAAYLDQSTDSSLVDSWIMRLTARRSHKETR